A single region of the Paroedura picta isolate Pp20150507F unplaced genomic scaffold, Ppicta_v3.0 Ppicta_v3_sca22, whole genome shotgun sequence genome encodes:
- the LOC143828368 gene encoding ribulose-phosphate 3-epimerase isoform X3: MHMMVAKPEQWVKPMAVAGANQYTFHIEATENAGALIKDIRENGMKVGLAIKPGTTVEYLAPWANQIDMALVMTVEPGFGGQKFMEEMMPKVNWLRTQFPSLDIEVDGGVGPDSIHKCAEAGANMIVSGSAIMKSDDPRAVINLLRNVCCEAAQKRSLDR, from the exons ATGCACATGATGGTTGCCAAGCCAGAACAGTGGGTGAAGCCTATGGCTGTGGCAGGTGCAAACCAATACACTTTCCACATAGAAGCTACGGAAAACGCAGGCGCGCTGATTAAAGATATCAGGGAAAATGGAATGAAG GTTGGCTTGGCTATCAAACCGGGAACAACAGTAGAATATTTAGCACCGTGGGCCAATCAGATAGACATGGCTTTAGTCATGACGGTGGAGCCTGGCTTTGGGGGACAGAAGTTCATGGAAGAGATGATGCCAAAG GTTAACTGGCTAAGAACGCAGTTCCCTTCCTTGGATATTGAAGTGGATGGCGGTGTCGGGCCAGACTCCATTCATAAATGTGCAGAG GCGGGGGCCAATATGATCGTGTCCGGCAGCGCCATCATGAAGAGCGATGATCCCAGAGCTGTGATTAACCTCCTCAGGAACGTGTGTTGTGAAGCCGCGCAGAAGCGCTCCCTTGACCGGTGA
- the LOC143828368 gene encoding ribulose-phosphate 3-epimerase isoform X1, with amino-acid sequence MASGCRIGPSILNSDLAALGAECSRMMDCGADYLHLDVMDGHFVPNITFGHPVVESLRKQLGQEPFFDMHMMVAKPEQWVKPMAVAGANQYTFHIEATENAGALIKDIRENGMKVGLAIKPGTTVEYLAPWANQIDMALVMTVEPGFGGQKFMEEMMPKVNWLRTQFPSLDIEVDGGVGPDSIHKCAEAGANMIVSGSAIMKSDDPRAVINLLRNVCCEAAQKRSLDR; translated from the exons ATGGCGTCCGGGTGCCGGATAGGCCCGTCCATTCTCAACAGCGACTTGGCGGCGCTGGGCGCGGAATGCAGCCGCATGATGGACTGCGGGGCCGACTACCTGCATCTGGATGTAATGGACGG GCATTTTGTCCCGAACATCACTTTTGGCCACCCCGTGGTAGAGAGTCTTCGTAAGCAACTGGGGCAGGAACCCTTTTTTG ATATGCACATGATGGTTGCCAAGCCAGAACAGTGGGTGAAGCCTATGGCTGTGGCAGGTGCAAACCAATACACTTTCCACATAGAAGCTACGGAAAACGCAGGCGCGCTGATTAAAGATATCAGGGAAAATGGAATGAAG GTTGGCTTGGCTATCAAACCGGGAACAACAGTAGAATATTTAGCACCGTGGGCCAATCAGATAGACATGGCTTTAGTCATGACGGTGGAGCCTGGCTTTGGGGGACAGAAGTTCATGGAAGAGATGATGCCAAAG GTTAACTGGCTAAGAACGCAGTTCCCTTCCTTGGATATTGAAGTGGATGGCGGTGTCGGGCCAGACTCCATTCATAAATGTGCAGAG GCGGGGGCCAATATGATCGTGTCCGGCAGCGCCATCATGAAGAGCGATGATCCCAGAGCTGTGATTAACCTCCTCAGGAACGTGTGTTGTGAAGCCGCGCAGAAGCGCTCCCTTGACCGGTGA
- the LOC143828368 gene encoding ribulose-phosphate 3-epimerase isoform X2 — protein MHFVPNITFGHPVVESLRKQLGQEPFFDMHMMVAKPEQWVKPMAVAGANQYTFHIEATENAGALIKDIRENGMKVGLAIKPGTTVEYLAPWANQIDMALVMTVEPGFGGQKFMEEMMPKVNWLRTQFPSLDIEVDGGVGPDSIHKCAEAGANMIVSGSAIMKSDDPRAVINLLRNVCCEAAQKRSLDR, from the exons AT GCATTTTGTCCCGAACATCACTTTTGGCCACCCCGTGGTAGAGAGTCTTCGTAAGCAACTGGGGCAGGAACCCTTTTTTG ATATGCACATGATGGTTGCCAAGCCAGAACAGTGGGTGAAGCCTATGGCTGTGGCAGGTGCAAACCAATACACTTTCCACATAGAAGCTACGGAAAACGCAGGCGCGCTGATTAAAGATATCAGGGAAAATGGAATGAAG GTTGGCTTGGCTATCAAACCGGGAACAACAGTAGAATATTTAGCACCGTGGGCCAATCAGATAGACATGGCTTTAGTCATGACGGTGGAGCCTGGCTTTGGGGGACAGAAGTTCATGGAAGAGATGATGCCAAAG GTTAACTGGCTAAGAACGCAGTTCCCTTCCTTGGATATTGAAGTGGATGGCGGTGTCGGGCCAGACTCCATTCATAAATGTGCAGAG GCGGGGGCCAATATGATCGTGTCCGGCAGCGCCATCATGAAGAGCGATGATCCCAGAGCTGTGATTAACCTCCTCAGGAACGTGTGTTGTGAAGCCGCGCAGAAGCGCTCCCTTGACCGGTGA